A stretch of Bradyrhizobium sp. CCBAU 53338 DNA encodes these proteins:
- a CDS encoding sulfite oxidase-like oxidoreductase: protein MADETPSDSKLTRTKERWAREGRFLTGKVTRPEDQRLPPGQHLTQDWPVLDLGVVPPVSRERWRLDVYGAIEKPVFWTFAEFIAQKQDRFTSDIHCVTTWSRYDNEWEGLATRELLAACQPRDDAHFVVLHSYDGYTTNLALDDFAAEEALLAHSWSGQPLSDEHGGPVRLVVPHLYFWKSAKWLQAIEFTTEDAPGFWEVRGYHNRGDPWAEQRYTGD, encoded by the coding sequence ATGGCCGACGAGACGCCATCCGACAGCAAGCTGACGCGCACCAAGGAGAGATGGGCGCGTGAGGGCCGCTTTCTCACGGGCAAGGTGACGCGTCCGGAGGACCAGCGGCTGCCGCCGGGCCAGCATCTGACCCAGGACTGGCCGGTGCTCGATCTCGGTGTCGTGCCTCCGGTGTCACGCGAGCGCTGGCGGCTGGACGTCTATGGCGCCATCGAGAAGCCGGTGTTCTGGACTTTTGCGGAGTTCATCGCGCAGAAGCAGGACCGGTTCACGTCCGACATCCACTGCGTGACGACCTGGTCGCGGTACGACAACGAGTGGGAAGGACTTGCGACCCGCGAGCTGCTCGCGGCCTGCCAGCCGCGCGACGATGCGCACTTCGTCGTGCTGCATTCCTATGATGGATACACCACCAATCTCGCGCTGGACGACTTTGCCGCCGAGGAAGCGCTCCTCGCCCATAGCTGGTCGGGCCAGCCGCTGTCGGACGAGCATGGCGGCCCGGTGCGGCTCGTTGTGCCGCATCTGTATTTCTGGAAGAGCGCCAAATGGCTCCAGGCCATCGAATTCACGACCGAAGATGCGCCGGGTTTCTGGGAAGTCCGCGGCTACCATAACCGTGGAGATCCCTGGGCCGAACAGCGCTATACAGGCGATTAG
- a CDS encoding bifunctional alpha/beta hydrolase/OsmC family protein codes for MPTERFQFTGEGDHQLAAALELPDGEPAAYALFAHCFTCGKDTLAAKRISVVLAAKGIAVLRFDFTGLGSSEGDFANSTFSSNVADLVHAADHLRTTRKAPSILIGHSLGGAAILAAAGKIPEAKAVATIAAPSDPAHVTGLFKEHIDGIRAQGAVEVSLAGRPFRIKREFLDDIVEHELMKDVTGLHKALLVMQSPVDDTVGIDNATKIFVAARHPKSFVSLDHADHLLTKPADALYAADVIAAWASRYIDTAKPAAVADVADEPRRVVVQETRKSKFNQLVTVGPHHLVADEPKAAGGEDAGPGPYDFLLAGLGACTSMTMRLYADRKSLPLDRVTVTLKHSKIYAKDCAECETRDGMLDQIERDISMDGTLDTEQRKKLMEIADKCPVHRTLTSEIRIVTKAVD; via the coding sequence ATGCCGACGGAACGCTTTCAATTCACCGGGGAAGGCGACCATCAGCTCGCAGCCGCGCTGGAGCTGCCCGACGGCGAGCCCGCGGCCTACGCGCTGTTCGCGCATTGTTTTACTTGCGGCAAGGACACGCTGGCCGCGAAGCGCATCTCGGTTGTGCTCGCCGCCAAGGGCATCGCCGTGCTGCGCTTCGACTTCACCGGGCTCGGCTCCAGCGAAGGCGATTTCGCCAATTCGACGTTCTCCTCGAACGTCGCCGATCTCGTGCACGCAGCGGATCACCTGCGCACGACCCGCAAGGCGCCGTCGATCCTGATCGGTCACAGCCTGGGCGGCGCTGCGATCCTGGCAGCCGCCGGCAAGATTCCCGAGGCCAAGGCTGTCGCGACCATCGCGGCGCCGTCCGACCCGGCCCATGTCACCGGTCTTTTCAAGGAGCATATCGACGGCATCCGCGCTCAGGGTGCGGTCGAAGTCTCGCTCGCGGGCCGCCCGTTCCGGATCAAGCGCGAATTCCTCGATGATATCGTCGAGCACGAGTTGATGAAGGACGTGACCGGCCTGCACAAGGCGCTGCTGGTGATGCAGTCGCCGGTCGACGATACCGTCGGCATCGACAATGCGACCAAGATCTTCGTTGCAGCAAGGCACCCCAAGAGCTTCGTCTCGCTCGACCACGCCGACCATCTGCTGACGAAGCCCGCCGACGCGCTCTATGCAGCCGATGTGATTGCCGCCTGGGCCAGCCGCTACATCGACACCGCGAAGCCCGCAGCGGTTGCTGATGTCGCGGACGAGCCGCGAAGAGTCGTGGTGCAGGAGACCCGCAAGAGCAAGTTCAACCAGCTCGTCACCGTCGGGCCGCATCATCTGGTGGCGGACGAGCCGAAGGCTGCCGGCGGCGAGGATGCCGGCCCTGGTCCCTACGATTTCCTCCTCGCCGGTCTCGGCGCCTGCACCTCCATGACCATGCGCCTCTATGCCGACCGCAAGTCGCTGCCGCTCGACCGCGTCACCGTCACGCTGAAACATTCCAAGATCTACGCGAAGGACTGCGCGGAATGCGAGACGCGCGACGGCATGCTCGACCAGATCGAGCGCGACATCTCAATGGACGGCACGCTCGACACCGAGCAGCGCAAGAAGCTGATGGAGATCGCCGACAAGTGCCCGGTGCACCGGACGCTGACCTCGGAGATCCGCATCGTGACCAAGGCTGTCGACTAG
- a CDS encoding PLP-dependent aminotransferase family protein, with product MISALIDLDRAGDEGLVAQLTSQLRSLIAVGRLAKGRTLPSSRQLASDLGVSRNTVTYAFEQLAAEGYLAASHGRRPVVTVDGGERFEGAGAAASNVPSAKPRLSPWASKLKRTDWPMSYQALLKPLRPGHGDAREFPNEIWARCLRRSAVRAARREPGPVNRTRLREALAHYLATSRGVRATTDQIMILPSAQAALTLIAAVLTTPGDDVRVEDPGYPGAAAAFRASGARVTGMGLDQQGMQRMPGMAAPKLIFMTPSHQHPTGRLMSLARRTEFLRSSMSGRTWIVEDDYDGEFHYDSRPVPALQGLDVHGRVLYVGTFSKAMTSDIRLGYLVVPPALIGTFEIAQRHIGLIASSHIQEALAEFIAEGHFLAHLRRMRRLYHLRRDHLVEGLGRRLGEVLSVEVPSGGIQLVARLKRGHADQAVVKRLVEAGVETRALSSLALGKPRDHGLLLGFAAWRESEISAAVRTMASCFSRG from the coding sequence ATGATCTCCGCGCTGATCGACCTCGATCGGGCCGGCGATGAGGGCTTGGTTGCGCAGCTAACGAGCCAGCTCCGAAGCCTGATCGCGGTTGGCCGGCTCGCCAAAGGCCGCACGCTGCCGTCGAGCCGCCAGCTTGCGAGCGATCTCGGCGTCTCCCGCAACACCGTCACCTACGCATTCGAGCAACTCGCCGCCGAAGGATATCTCGCGGCGTCGCACGGACGTCGTCCCGTGGTGACGGTCGACGGCGGTGAGCGTTTCGAAGGGGCGGGTGCCGCCGCGTCTAACGTGCCGTCTGCCAAGCCGCGGCTCTCGCCTTGGGCGTCGAAGCTCAAGCGGACGGATTGGCCGATGTCTTATCAGGCCTTGCTGAAACCGTTGCGTCCGGGACATGGAGATGCGCGCGAGTTTCCGAACGAGATCTGGGCACGCTGCTTGCGCCGCAGCGCCGTGCGCGCCGCCAGGCGCGAGCCTGGTCCGGTCAACCGCACGCGCCTGCGTGAGGCGCTGGCACATTATCTGGCGACAAGCAGAGGCGTTCGCGCCACGACGGACCAGATCATGATCCTGCCGAGTGCGCAGGCCGCGCTGACCCTGATCGCGGCTGTCCTGACGACACCCGGCGACGACGTCCGGGTCGAGGATCCCGGCTATCCCGGCGCCGCAGCGGCTTTCCGTGCATCCGGTGCGCGCGTGACCGGCATGGGACTGGACCAGCAGGGCATGCAGCGGATGCCGGGAATGGCCGCGCCGAAGCTCATCTTCATGACGCCGTCGCACCAGCATCCCACCGGACGGCTGATGTCGCTCGCCCGCCGCACCGAGTTTCTCAGGTCGAGCATGTCAGGCAGGACCTGGATCGTGGAGGACGATTACGACGGCGAGTTCCACTATGACAGCCGACCGGTGCCCGCCCTGCAAGGCCTCGATGTCCACGGTCGTGTGCTCTATGTCGGCACCTTCTCGAAGGCGATGACGTCGGATATCCGGCTCGGCTATCTCGTCGTGCCGCCGGCACTGATCGGCACATTCGAGATCGCGCAGCGGCACATCGGCTTGATCGCGTCGAGCCACATCCAGGAAGCTCTCGCCGAGTTCATCGCGGAAGGGCATTTCCTTGCGCATCTGCGCCGGATGCGCCGGCTCTATCACCTCAGGCGCGATCACCTCGTCGAAGGACTGGGGCGTCGTCTTGGCGAGGTACTCTCGGTCGAAGTGCCCTCGGGCGGCATCCAGCTGGTCGCCCGTCTCAAACGAGGTCACGCCGATCAGGCGGTGGTGAAGCGGCTGGTGGAGGCAGGCGTCGAAACGCGCGCCTTGTCGAGCCTGGCGCTCGGCAAGCCGCGCGATCACGGCCTGCTGCTCGGCTTTGCGGCCTGGCGCGAGAGCGAGATCAGCGCTGCAGTGCGGACAATGGCGTCGTGCTTCTCGCGCGGCTAG
- a CDS encoding DMT family transporter, with product MNTSLSSRAAVGLFLIVVLAWGVNWSVTKQLVQFLPPLWTSAIRSWIALAGLFVILGLSNNLVIPDRRDIPVVLSVALLHMTIFSVLVAAGVRFLPASKAIVLGYTTPLWVAIAAPLLGKDKLTAPKLAGALLGLVGLAVILNPTPIDWTNTNALLGAGMVILAAISWAANIIYIRAHRWIASPLQLLIWQVLVATLILTASAAVTDGLPHAQWSWKIVLLFLYSGLIGTALAYWAMSMVNRSISALTTSLGTTGTPLVGIAAAAVLLGEPIDRSLVIAAALIVTGIGLATLGDRLLRRQAEASG from the coding sequence ATGAACACTTCCCTCTCGTCTCGCGCGGCCGTCGGCCTGTTCCTCATCGTCGTGCTGGCCTGGGGCGTGAACTGGTCGGTGACGAAGCAGCTCGTTCAGTTCCTGCCGCCGCTATGGACGTCGGCGATCCGGAGCTGGATCGCGCTCGCCGGATTGTTCGTGATCCTCGGACTGAGCAACAATCTGGTGATCCCGGACCGACGTGACATTCCGGTCGTCCTCAGCGTCGCGCTGCTGCACATGACGATATTCTCCGTCCTGGTTGCAGCCGGTGTGCGCTTCCTGCCTGCGAGCAAGGCCATCGTGCTCGGATACACCACACCGCTCTGGGTCGCGATCGCCGCGCCCTTGCTCGGGAAGGATAAGCTCACCGCGCCAAAGCTCGCCGGCGCCCTGCTCGGCCTGGTCGGGCTTGCCGTGATCCTGAATCCAACGCCGATCGACTGGACCAACACGAACGCCCTGCTCGGCGCCGGCATGGTGATCCTGGCCGCGATCTCCTGGGCCGCGAACATCATCTATATCCGCGCGCATCGCTGGATCGCTTCGCCGCTCCAGCTCCTGATCTGGCAGGTGCTGGTGGCGACCCTGATTCTGACTGCCTCGGCGGCGGTTACCGACGGCCTGCCGCATGCGCAATGGTCGTGGAAGATCGTCCTGCTGTTTCTGTATTCCGGCCTGATCGGGACTGCGCTCGCCTATTGGGCGATGTCGATGGTCAACAGGAGCATCTCGGCGCTCACGACCTCGCTGGGCACCACCGGGACTCCGCTCGTCGGCATCGCCGCCGCCGCGGTCCTGCTGGGCGAGCCAATTGACAGAAGCCTTGTCATCGCGGCGGCGCTCATCGTGACCGGCATCGGCCTTGCGACTCTGGGCGACCGGCTGCTGCGCCGTCAGGCGGAGGCAAGCGGTTGA
- a CDS encoding YeeE/YedE family protein — protein MESTQLVILVGLIIGLVYGSVGLLSGFCLMSSMRGWLAEGDGRLVRSYALAIAVAIAASQLLAGKGMVDLGKSIYLQPTFSVPTLFLGGLLFGYGMVLSNGCGSRALVLLGRGNLRSFVVVIVLAIAAQMTLKGLIAPARIALVQASQTTVNASSLPLMLTTLGVADAVSRALAAAAIVVALLLFAFAHSPFRRSPGQIAAGVVVGLLVAGGWYVTGYLGADDFNPVPVTSLTFIAPIADSLQYAMLSTGLTLNFGVATVGGVFAGSLITALVTGRFHLEGYSSPRHMLRSAGGAALMGIGGVMAFGCSIGQGLTGLSTLALGSFVAVAGILLGTTAGLRGSLRIQPLASA, from the coding sequence ATGGAATCCACCCAACTCGTCATCCTCGTCGGCCTCATCATCGGCCTGGTTTACGGCTCCGTCGGCCTGCTCAGCGGCTTCTGCCTGATGAGCAGCATGCGCGGGTGGCTGGCGGAGGGGGACGGCCGGCTGGTGCGGTCCTATGCGCTGGCTATTGCGGTCGCGATCGCCGCGAGCCAGCTCCTCGCCGGCAAGGGCATGGTCGATCTCGGCAAGTCGATCTACCTGCAACCGACCTTCTCGGTGCCGACCCTGTTCCTCGGCGGCCTGCTGTTCGGTTACGGCATGGTGTTGTCGAACGGCTGCGGCTCACGCGCGCTGGTGCTGCTTGGGCGCGGCAATCTGCGCTCTTTCGTCGTCGTGATCGTGCTCGCCATTGCCGCGCAGATGACGCTGAAGGGCCTGATTGCACCGGCGCGCATTGCGCTGGTTCAGGCGTCGCAGACGACTGTCAATGCGAGCTCGCTGCCGTTGATGCTGACGACGCTCGGTGTCGCCGACGCAGTTTCGCGCGCGCTTGCCGCCGCCGCAATCGTCGTTGCACTGCTCCTGTTCGCCTTCGCGCACTCGCCGTTTCGCCGCTCGCCGGGCCAGATCGCGGCGGGCGTCGTCGTCGGCCTTCTCGTCGCAGGTGGCTGGTATGTCACCGGCTATCTCGGCGCCGACGATTTCAATCCAGTCCCGGTGACCTCGCTCACCTTCATCGCGCCGATCGCCGATAGCCTGCAATACGCGATGCTCTCGACCGGCCTGACGCTGAACTTCGGCGTCGCGACCGTTGGTGGAGTTTTCGCCGGCAGCCTGATCACTGCGCTCGTCACGGGCCGATTCCACCTCGAAGGCTATTCCTCGCCACGCCATATGCTGCGCTCGGCCGGCGGCGCGGCGCTGATGGGCATCGGCGGCGTGATGGCGTTCGGCTGCTCGATCGGGCAGGGGCTGACTGGCCTGTCGACGCTCGCGCTTGGTTCGTTCGTTGCGGTCGCCGGCATCCTGCTCGGCACGACGGCGGGCCTGCGCGGCAGCTTGCGTATTCAACCGCTTGCCTCCGCCTGA
- a CDS encoding zinc-binding alcohol dehydrogenase family protein — protein MSPADTKTVEARCVRLNAKADNAAVVAPSVERHVLARGPNDLLIEVKAAAVNPSDVKAATGLMPYAVFPRTPGRDYAGVVIDGPAGTVGREVFGSSGDLGIRRDGTHASHLVVEVDAVVEKPTTVSWEEAAGIGVPFVTAMEGFRRAGLPKQGETVLVFGVNGKVGQAAVQIATWQGARVIGVVRKAEAYEGHSNAPIEVIDASTTDVAARVRELTGGKGADIVFNTVGDPYFQAAHKSLALRGRQILIAAIDRIVQFNILEFYRGQHTYVGIDTLGLSSAATGAVLRDLGPGFASGHLKPFPIKANAVYPLERAKEAYLAVAGSSRDRVILRP, from the coding sequence ATGTCGCCAGCCGATACCAAAACCGTCGAGGCGCGTTGCGTCCGCCTCAACGCCAAGGCGGACAACGCCGCTGTGGTTGCGCCCAGCGTCGAGCGTCATGTGCTCGCGCGCGGCCCGAACGACCTCCTGATCGAGGTCAAGGCTGCTGCCGTCAACCCGTCCGATGTCAAGGCCGCCACCGGGCTGATGCCCTATGCCGTGTTCCCGCGCACGCCGGGCCGTGACTACGCCGGCGTGGTGATCGACGGACCGGCCGGCACGGTCGGCCGCGAAGTGTTCGGCTCCTCCGGCGATCTCGGCATCCGCCGCGACGGCACGCACGCAAGCCATCTCGTGGTCGAAGTCGACGCCGTAGTGGAGAAGCCAACGACGGTGTCGTGGGAGGAGGCCGCCGGAATCGGCGTGCCCTTTGTGACCGCGATGGAAGGGTTTCGCCGTGCCGGCCTTCCAAAGCAAGGCGAGACGGTGCTGGTGTTCGGCGTCAACGGCAAGGTCGGCCAGGCTGCGGTGCAGATCGCGACCTGGCAGGGCGCGCGCGTCATCGGTGTTGTGCGCAAGGCGGAAGCCTATGAAGGCCACAGCAACGCACCGATCGAGGTCATCGACGCGTCCACGACCGACGTCGCCGCGCGCGTGCGCGAGCTGACTGGCGGCAAGGGCGCCGACATCGTCTTCAACACGGTCGGCGATCCCTACTTTCAGGCGGCGCACAAATCGCTCGCGCTGCGCGGCCGCCAGATCCTGATCGCGGCGATCGACCGTATCGTGCAGTTCAACATTCTGGAATTCTATCGTGGACAGCACACCTATGTCGGTATCGACACGCTAGGCCTGTCGTCGGCGGCCACAGGCGCGGTGCTGCGCGATCTCGGTCCGGGCTTTGCGAGTGGTCATCTCAAGCCGTTCCCGATCAAGGCGAATGCGGTCTATCCGCTGGAGCGTGCGAAGGAGGCGTATCTCGCCGTTGCCGGCTCGTCGCGCGACCGTGTGATCCTGCGGCCGTAA